The following is a genomic window from Doryrhamphus excisus isolate RoL2022-K1 chromosome 3, RoL_Dexc_1.0, whole genome shotgun sequence.
ATCCGGGAGAAGGTTTTGGAGCAGTTCTTGCATTGGTACTTTTTCACATCCGAGTGGGTCTGTAAGTGAGCCCTGAGGTTGGACCTGTCTGCAAACGCTCTGTTGCAGTGAGGACAAGAGAAGGGCTTCTCTCCTGTCAGGAAATGACACAAGAAGTGACAAAATGGTGAGACACATAGAAGACAACAAACATACAGTCAAAATGAAGAAGAGTACATGCAGGGAGGCCTCGGTGCAGCCACTCACCAGTGTGCGTTCTGATGTGTCCCTGCAACAACCAAGGTCTGGAGAAGGCTTTGCCACATATTTTGCACACGCAAGGCAAAGTGTGAGTCCTGATGTGCATCTTCAGAGCTCCCAAGCTCACGTATTCCTTCTCGCAGTATTTACAAGTGAAGGATTTCCTCATTTGGGCGTCGCAGTGCAGCTGCTTGTGCTTGAGCAGTCCCGAGTAGGTGGAGTAAGACTTGGTGCACTGGGCGCACTGGAACTTGTCCGCGTCCTGCGCGCCCTCCGTCAGCTTGGAGAGCAGCAGCGGCTCCTCCTCGTCGCTCCTCGGGCTTTCCGAGCCGCTGTGGTCCTTCGAAGAAGTGGAAGATGAAGACGAGAGCGAGGAAGGGTATCCGGAAAGCGGG
Proteins encoded in this region:
- the snai2 gene encoding zinc finger protein SNAI2; translation: MPRSFLVKKHINSAKKPNYSELESPTVLIMPHFYKGLPLPVIPQPEFLSPAAYSPITVWTTSSLPLSPLPSDLSPLSGYPSSLSSSSSTSSKDHSGSESPRSDEEEPLLLSKLTEGAQDADKFQCAQCTKSYSTYSGLLKHKQLHCDAQMRKSFTCKYCEKEYVSLGALKMHIRTHTLPCVCKICGKAFSRPWLLQGHIRTHTGEKPFSCPHCNRAFADRSNLRAHLQTHSDVKKYQCKNCSKTFSRMSLLHKHEESGCCVAH